actccttcaacaaggaaaaCTTTAAGGTTGCTAAGGATATTTACACCAAAGTGATCAAGAAGACTTTAACCAACGGAACAACTTGTGCTTCGTacttcaccaccattgATACCGACACCAGTAAGTTGTTTGGAGACTTATTGTTGGAGTTTGGCCAAAGAGGATTTGTGGGTAAGGTTTGTATGAACCACAATACTGATTATCCTGAGTACCAAGAAACCGAAGCAGAAAGTTTAAATTCCATCAAACACTTGATAGAGTACTTTGATGGCAAAAACCCCGAACCAGAAACATTGGTAAAGCCAATAATCACTCCACGGTTTGCTCCCGTTTGCACCAGGTcgttattgaagaagttgggcCAGGTTTCAACTGAAAACAACTTACCAATTCAAACTCATATTAGTGAGAACAAGGGAGAAATccagttggtgaaaaagttgTTTCCAGAATGCCAGAACTATGCTTCTGTTTATGATGACCATAACTTACTTTCCAGTTCCACGATCTTGGCTCACGCAATCCATTTATCGGACCTGGAATGTAAGTTGATTAAGAAGAAAAGCTGCTCCATCAGTCACTGTCCTACTTCCAATACTTTTATTGCCAGTGGAGAAGCTCCTGTAAAGCAGTACTTGTATAAGCACAAGATCAATGTTAGTTTAGGAACGGATATCAGTGGTGGTTTTGACCCGCTGATTTTGGGAATTGTGAGACAAAGTATCTTGGTAAGTCACCACTTGTCGATGAAAACCAATAACAACTCCGACAAGTTAAGCTTGAACGATGCTCTTTACATGAGTACTCAAGCAGGTGCCATTGCTGTTGGTATGGAGTCTGAGATTGGGACATTTGATATTGGGAAGAAGTTTGACTCTCAATTGATTGATTTGGGAGGAATGAGCAGCAGcattgatttgtttgattgGCAACTTCCTAATAAAAGTGACGATCAAGACGAGTTGCAGTCAAAGATcctcaacttgttgaacaagtgGGTATTTTCTGGAGATGATAGAAACTGTTTGAAAGTTTATGTCAATGGCAGGTTAGTTTTGGATAAGTCCAATCAATGGGTATTAGTTAATTAAAAGAGTACTTTATTACTTCTAGGTTTAGGTAGGTTATCTAATAAATATCAAAAATTAAGTGTTTTGCAGACTCTAATGGATAGTGTAGTTGTGTTTGCCAAAATTGGGGGTTCCTCCAAGGCTGCCGAAGATGTCTCCCACATAATTCAGACATTTAACTCCTTCAGCGTAAACCTCATCCCAATTCTCCACtatatcttcaacaacaggGTATCCTCCCAAGAATAAGTTATCTAATGCCAACTGGAATCCTCCCTTGTTgaaattattgaaaaaatcCACAGAATCGTCAACCGATGGTGGAGGTTTCACAAAATTGGAAATGCTTCTCATTACAATTATCCGATCAAAGGACACTCTGTGCAGCTTTGCCATACGCAACAACGACTCCAAAGTCCCATTCTCTTCCTGAGCAGAAGAACAGTAGTATGCtgtgttgttggtgaccATCAGAGTATAGTCCATGAAGAAGTCGCTCATTCTATGTCCGAAAAAATAGTTGTCCAGAGTGGTAACATCACAAGCCATCACAGTTGGGGGTTCTCCCCCAGGACCATCATACATGTTTCTTAACAAGATGTTCTGAGGAGTTCCTGATTGTAACGAAGCCTCATTCTTCTTTGCTGCTCTAATTGCCCTATCTCTCAAGTGTTCATTGAGTTCATAAATTTCCGTACCATAAACGGCATCTGGGTAGGTGAAAGGGTCCTTGGCACCATAACTAAAATAGCCAGATGGCCAATCTTTGTACGCAACCGGTAATTCTCTGGAATCTATTTGGTACATAAGTCCCACTTGAATAGCATATTTGGCAAATGTTACCGAACCAGTGGTTACTCTCAGTGGTTCCCCGCCACCGATACCATTGAGAAGGAAGTATGTCCTTGATAAGTCGAACTGAGGATTAAGGAGAAGTGCCATCATTGAGTTGGAGGCATTAATTTCGCCTTCTCCCGTGGTCATATGGCAAATACTGTAGTCTTGAACACAATGAACTTGTGGGAAGAGGAGGGACAATCCTGGAACTGTTATATGATGGGGGAAGTCTATTTTGCTGTTCCAAGCTTCTTGTTCTGGTATAAACATTGTAATGATGAATACTTTCGGCAGGATGCCATGAGATTGAACTAAGGAAGTAGAAAACCTAAACGGTAACGAGGTACACTTGAAAGCTCCCAACACAATGAAGAGAACTACCCAGAGCAAGAGACCAGCGCTTCCCTTCGAGCGTGCGGTAAACAGCGGTGATATTGGCAGTTGTTTCATCTCTATTATTGTGCTCGTTAAAATTCTTGGGTCTTGACTCACAAGAGAGGGAGATCCCTAATCACGTGACCGGACCAACGCAGTCAAATGCAACAACCCAAACACGCGCGCTGATGTGAAGATACAAACACATCTATCTATGCCAAAGCGAAGTGCTGACCGTGGGTCACCCGACCTATTGGACAGCATTATGAAGCGTACGAAGATGAGTCAGAGTATCAACGGTGTCGGGAATGTGGATGGAAATACCGAGGATGAGGATTTGAGTGCTTCAGAGTCAAGTTCTTTCTCTGGTAGTgattctgaagatgaaggtgaaaaCTCTGGATTGAGCGATTCTGAAACCAGCAATACCGAAGGGACCGAAACAAATGGTATTATGGAAAAGTTCCACGCAGGAgtcattgaaaaaatcaGTTTAAAAAACTTTATGTGTcatgatttctttgaattggaGTTAGGTCCTCGTTTGAATTTTATAATTGGAAGGAACGGATCAGGAAAGAGTGCAATTATCACCGGTATTTCGGTTGGACTTGGTGCCAAGGCTAGTGATACCAGTAGAGGGTCTAGTATTCAGGATTTAATCAAGGACGGTAAGTCTATGGCAAGGGTTACAATCGTGTTCAGAAATAAGGGAATTGATTCTTATCAGCCCGAAGTCTTTGGTGAACGGATTATTATAGAGAGAAGACTTATAAGGAAAGGTGGGGGAGGTTATTATATCAAAAACAATCACGGGAAAACCGTGTCCACAAAGAAATCAGACATTGATCAAATATTACAAAAGTATAATATTAGGGTCGATAACCCTTTATCGTTTTTATCTCAAGACAAGGCAAGAGAATTCTTAACTTCGGCCAATAGTAAGGAAAAGTTTCGTTATTTCATGCAGGGAACATCGGTGGAGGACATCATTGACAATTATTCTCAAGCTCAGACCAACATCCAAGAGATATCTAGTCAGTTGACTGCAGCCCAGAATCATGAGTCTATTGCCAGGAAGAAATATAATGACAGTTTGGAAGTGTACGAAAAGTTCCGACAATCGGATCAATTGAGAGAGAAGTTGTCTCTTTTGAATGGTAAGGTGTTTTGGTTTAATGTCACCAAAATTGAGCAGCTCATGCAAAAGAGGAACAACGAAATTTCGACTCTTCGAGCGAGTATCTCCAAAATAGAGTCCTCATGCGCAGATAAACAAGTATCAAAAGAGCTGGCTGCTGACGAGAAACTCAAGATCAGAGAGGAGAATGTCAAGCACTCGGAAACTCTTCACCAGTTGgtccttgaacaaaaacCTGTAGAGGCTGAACAAGAGAAAACCAAGGTATCTTACGAAGAAATAGTTTCTGAAATTAAATCCAATCAAGGCAATATTGATGAATATaagaaaaaaattgaagaattccaACACAAATTGATACAAGAGATACAAAAGCTGAAAGATAATACCTCAGAGACAAGAGGTCAGAAAATTGCTCGTTTGGAAGGTGAGGTGAAGCAGCTCAAGCTAAAGAAGCGGGAAATTTTGATGGCTGgttccaagttcaacctGGGTCACCAAGATCTGCCTGAGTATATACAAGCACATCAGCGTTACAGTGAATGTAATGAAAGCATCCGTGAGTTGTCTAACAAGCTAACCTCTTTGAATAGGGCCAAGAGTGATAAGTTTAGTCCATGGGGTAATACAATCAAGAGATTGGTGCACGATATCCGTCAAGATAAATCATGGCATCAGACTCCACTTGGACCAATTGGCTCTTATGTGAACGTTAAAGAGAATTTTTCGAGCTGGAAAGATTTAATCAATGCCGTATTAAACAAGAGCTTAGattctttcttggtgtGTGATGAGCATGACCGTCGGAAGCTTTTGAACTTATCAAGAAAAGCAGGGATTGAGATCAGCATCATCTccagaagaattgaagcctttgatttcaagaatggAATACCCAGAGGTGAAACAACCTTAGTGGATATGTTGAATGTCTCTAATCCTCAAATTTTGTACACTTTGATTGATATCAATAACATTGAACAGTCTGTCATCACCGAGCATAGTGATAAAGCCTTCGCTTTGGCCAAGGTTGCAAATGTTAACAATGTTTACTCCAAAATATCGAAATccagtggaagaagaacaaaaacaaTCGGTAATTCCAATTCTATTGCCAATGACCCAGTTCATTATTTCAAAAATGCTCCTTACAAGTTTTCCGAGGATATGGCAGCTATTGATAGAGACATAAAAGAAACACAGGTTCAAATAAAGACAGAAAATATCCGACTCGAGGCTATCAAGTCTGAGTTAAAGCTAGTTCGGAAACAATTTGAGCTCGATAAAGAGAAGTTTCAAGAGGAAATGAAGGAGGTGAATAATGAGATaaaagaaaaggaaaatGAGTTGAATGATCTGGTGTTGAACGATGAAAGTGCCGAAGATCCAATTACTGTAATAGAGTCTACCATTAAAGATTATGAggaacaaattcaaagCTGTAAGAATATGGTGTTATCATTAGGAAATGATCTTAGCTTAGCAAAGGCCAATCTAGATTGTGCGGACTCCACACTCCAGGCATTAGATGATGAAATCCAAAAGGTCAAGGGCTTAGTGGcagaaaatgaagaaactgaGTCTAAACTACTGGACCTAA
Above is a window of Yamadazyma tenuis chromosome 1, complete sequence DNA encoding:
- a CDS encoding metallo-dependent hydrolase (MEROPS:MER0037714; EggNog:ENOG503NU83; COG:F,Q) gives rise to the protein MQLRKDKWSYDHEKDSPRAMESIPYSLYYGTFVDTPELGEIRIRTKCLIGVNQQGVIDFIHPDVEQPSVLEVFKHNYVHFDSVQSYFKYVDVSKSPSQFFFPGFIDTHIHASQYPNVGIGLNIPLLDWLKIYTFSLENSFNKENFKVAKDIYTKVIKKTLTNGTTCASYFTTIDTDTSKLFGDLLLEFGQRGFVGKVCMNHNTDYPEYQETEAESLNSIKHLIEYFDGKNPEPETLVKPIITPRFAPVCTRSLLKKLGQVSTENNLPIQTHISENKGEIQLVKKLFPECQNYASVYDDHNLLSSSTILAHAIHLSDSECKLIKKKSCSISHCPTSNTFIASGEAPVKQYLYKHKINVSLGTDISGGFDPSILGIVRQSILVSHHLSMKTNNNSDKLSLNDALYMSTQAGAIAVGMESEIGTFDIGKKFDSQLIDLGGMSSSIDLFDWQLPNKSDDQDELQSKILNLLNKWVFSGDDRNCLKVYVNGRLVLDKSNQWVLVN
- a CDS encoding uncharacterized protein (EggNog:ENOG503NUT6; COG:G) yields the protein MTTGEGEINASNSMMALLLNPQFDLSRTYFLLNGIGGGEPSRVTTGSVTFAKYAIQVGLMYQIDSRELPVAYKDWPSGYFSYGAKDPFTYPDAVYGTEIYELNEHLRDRAIRAAKKNEASLQSGTPQNILLRNMYDGPGGEPPTVMACDVTTSDNYFFGHRMSDFFMDYTSMVTNNTAYYCSSAQEENGTLESLLRMAKSHRVSFDRIIVMRSISNFVKPPPSVDDSVDFFNNFNKGGFQLALDNLFLGGYPVVEDIVENWDEVYAEGVKCSNYVGDIFGSLGGTPNFGKHNYTIH
- the smc6 gene encoding Structural maintenance of chromosomes protein 6 (BUSCO:EOG092608RH; COG:L; EggNog:ENOG503NXHE), translating into MPKRSADRGSPDLLDSIMKRTKMSQSINGVGNVDGNTEDEDLSASESSSFSGSDSEDEGENSGLSDSETSNTEGTETNGIMEKFHAGVIEKISLKNFMCHDFFELELGPRLNFIIGRNGSGKSAIITGISVGLGAKASDTSRGSSIQDLIKDGKSMARVTIVFRNKGIDSYQPEVFGERIIIERRLIRKGGGGYYIKNNHGKTVSTKKSDIDQILQKYNIRVDNPLSFLSQDKAREFLTSANSKEKFRYFMQGTSVEDIIDNYSQAQTNIQEISSQLTAAQNHESIARKKYNDSLEVYEKFRQSDQLREKLSLLNGKVFWFNVTKIEQLMQKRNNEISTLRASISKIESSCADKQVSKESAADEKLKIREENVKHSETLHQLVLEQKPVEAEQEKTKVSYEEIVSEIKSNQGNIDEYKKKIEEFQHKLIQEIQKSKDNTSETRGQKIARLEGEVKQLKLKKREILMAGSKFNSGHQDSPEYIQAHQRYSECNESIRELSNKLTSLNRAKSDKFSPWGNTIKRLVHDIRQDKSWHQTPLGPIGSYVNVKENFSSWKDLINAVLNKSLDSFLVCDEHDRRKLLNLSRKAGIEISIISRRIEAFDFKNGIPRGETTLVDMLNVSNPQILYTLIDINNIEQSVITEHSDKAFALAKVANVNNVYSKISKSSGRRTKTIGNSNSIANDPVHYFKNAPYKFSEDMAAIDRDIKETQVQIKTENIRLEAIKSELKLVRKQFELDKEKFQEEMKEVNNEIKEKENELNDSVLNDESAEDPITVIESTIKDYEEQIQSCKNMVLSLGNDLSLAKANLDCADSTLQALDDEIQKVKGLVAENEETESKLSDLIIKLDVEVTKLKNEKGKILESVASHEEKLETLNEKLEENQKSAQEICERSIVPISPDDTAQSIQTEYMATQEAVQQAESMVGITFEEAQMQYDKCKLDLIEAEDINRELHTLETNLLSEHVLRLNYLRQKILHNIKDVSHSFEEALDARNFKGKLVVDVSQKTLTMMVAPQDTTEGRNVESLSGGEKSFTQVAFLLSIWKVMNSKVRGLDEFDVFMDSVNRTVSIQLLLEELKRVPNSQTIFITPQDINTIANLSKDSVRIHRMSSPRSG